The Chloroherpetonaceae bacterium genome window below encodes:
- a CDS encoding S46 family peptidase, translated as MQSHFASRKASLKGLLFSFALLLSSLLLAQAPFNPDTVKPGKFDNGKMWTFENPPLKYFESEYGIKATEAWLTKARKASLRFTEVGGTGSFVSPNGLIMTNHHVAREVAMKTAKKGEDMNANGFSAKSLAEERRVPGLFVDQLDRIEDVTALVEAGMAQGKTEAEKVKLRDSMLAVLKVQYGEKPEWKPLEIQTITLYSGGRYSLYGFKRYNDIRLVFIPELQLGYFGGDPDNFTYPRYAMDFSFFRAYDEKGNPCKTPDFYRFNINGVKEGEPIFVVGNPGRTERLNTVSQLALSRDFILPLQLRLLQSRSAILKAYNETAKSDSILNEIFGLENGIKAYSGQLRGLQDGYLFARKKAFEARFRVDLAANPKFASDSSFWSEMETLVLETKKSIPDRIVFNSQDVGLQRAYALLSAAQAKERGQTEQFEKIKAGVLEEMKNSSPVLSLDEQFLALHLHLALDYLGAEDEYTKASLQSSSPEAAAKMLIKETKLYDQAAVEALFNLSQKELTQSSEPFLKLGTIALRRLRLAGAKQRELQAKVAVLRTRLSKTFFEIYGTDTPPDATFSLRINDGVVKGYDYNGTTAPFQTTYYGLYDRYYSFNKQFPWSLPKRWENPPKELLSAPMNFVSTNDIIGGNSGSAAVNKNLEAVGLIFDGNIESLPGSFIYTPEANRAVSVHTGGIVAALKYIYKAEKLVKELTSETPKNEIKAGK; from the coding sequence ATGCAATCACATTTTGCCTCGAGAAAGGCCTCTTTGAAAGGCTTGCTATTCTCATTTGCTCTTTTGCTTTCTTCGCTGCTGCTTGCTCAAGCCCCTTTCAATCCCGATACAGTTAAACCCGGAAAATTTGATAACGGGAAAATGTGGACTTTTGAAAACCCACCTTTGAAATATTTTGAAAGTGAATATGGCATTAAAGCAACAGAAGCTTGGCTGACCAAAGCAAGAAAAGCATCGCTTCGATTTACAGAGGTTGGCGGAACCGGTTCGTTTGTATCCCCAAATGGATTGATTATGACCAATCATCATGTGGCTCGAGAGGTTGCAATGAAAACCGCAAAAAAGGGCGAAGACATGAATGCCAATGGCTTTTCAGCGAAATCACTTGCTGAAGAACGCCGCGTTCCGGGTCTTTTTGTTGATCAATTAGACCGGATAGAAGATGTCACGGCATTGGTCGAAGCCGGTATGGCGCAAGGGAAAACCGAAGCTGAAAAGGTCAAATTGCGTGATTCAATGCTTGCTGTTCTTAAAGTTCAATATGGTGAAAAACCGGAATGGAAACCCCTTGAAATTCAAACGATTACCCTTTATAGCGGCGGTCGCTACTCGCTTTATGGATTTAAACGATACAATGATATTCGATTGGTTTTTATTCCTGAACTGCAACTTGGCTATTTTGGTGGCGATCCGGATAACTTCACCTACCCGCGGTATGCTATGGATTTCTCCTTCTTCCGAGCTTATGATGAAAAGGGCAATCCGTGTAAAACACCCGATTTCTACCGCTTTAACATCAATGGCGTAAAAGAAGGCGAACCCATCTTTGTTGTTGGAAATCCCGGAAGAACCGAACGCTTGAACACCGTTTCTCAACTTGCTTTAAGCCGCGATTTCATTTTGCCACTTCAACTTCGGCTTCTTCAATCCCGCTCTGCGATTCTCAAAGCCTATAACGAAACGGCGAAAAGCGATAGCATTCTTAATGAAATTTTTGGATTAGAGAATGGCATAAAAGCCTACTCCGGTCAGCTCCGAGGGCTTCAAGATGGGTATCTTTTTGCCCGAAAAAAAGCGTTTGAGGCTCGCTTTCGTGTTGACCTTGCAGCAAATCCAAAATTCGCGTCAGATTCATCCTTTTGGAGCGAAATGGAAACTTTAGTTCTTGAAACCAAAAAATCGATTCCGGATCGTATTGTTTTCAATTCTCAAGATGTCGGTTTACAAAGAGCCTATGCCTTGCTTTCAGCCGCTCAAGCCAAAGAACGCGGTCAAACCGAGCAATTCGAAAAAATTAAGGCTGGTGTATTAGAAGAAATGAAAAACAGCTCGCCGGTTCTTTCTTTAGATGAGCAATTTCTTGCATTGCATCTTCATTTGGCTCTCGATTATTTAGGGGCCGAAGATGAATACACCAAAGCATCACTTCAATCAAGCTCTCCGGAGGCAGCGGCCAAGATGCTGATAAAAGAAACCAAACTTTATGACCAAGCCGCAGTAGAAGCCCTTTTTAACTTATCACAAAAAGAACTCACACAATCCTCAGAGCCATTTCTTAAACTGGGTACAATCGCCTTAAGAAGACTTCGCTTGGCTGGCGCGAAACAACGAGAGTTACAAGCCAAAGTTGCAGTACTTCGCACGCGCCTTTCGAAAACATTTTTTGAAATTTATGGAACTGACACCCCACCCGATGCCACTTTTTCGCTTCGCATCAATGACGGCGTTGTAAAGGGTTATGATTACAACGGCACCACGGCGCCGTTTCAAACCACATACTATGGTCTTTACGACCGATATTACTCCTTCAATAAACAATTCCCTTGGTCGTTGCCCAAGCGTTGGGAAAATCCTCCCAAAGAGCTCTTGAGCGCACCAATGAATTTTGTGTCAACCAACGATATCATCGGCGGCAACAGCGGAAGCGCCGCGGTCAATAAAAATCTGGAAGCCGTTGGCCTTATCTTTGATGGAAACATCGAAAGTTTGCCCGGCTCATTTATCTATACACCTGAAGCCAACCGCGCCGTTTCGGTTCATACCGGCGGGATTGTCGCTGCATTGAAATACATCTATAAAGCGGAGAAACTGGTTAAAGAACTCACAAGCGAAACCCCAAAAAATGAAATCAAGGCTGGTAAATAA
- the carB gene encoding carbamoyl-phosphate synthase large subunit, which translates to MQLTSIEEALSHKLTAEKLREAKENGFSDVQLANIFNAKPENIRALANYFGVKAVFKTIDTCAAEFDTTTPYYYSTYEEENESVSSEKKKVMILGGGPNRIGQGIEFDYCCVQAVFTLKKMGIETIMVNCNPETVSTDYDVSDKLYFEPLTFEDVMNIIEHEKPYGVIVSFGGQTPLRLSTALTKAGVRILGTSSEGIDVAEDREKFGVLLQKLKIPHPPYGTARNLDEAKAAAHSIGYPVLVRPSYVLGGRAMKIVYSEEALENYVAQALKVSDEHPLLIDRFLEHAVEYDIDVVSDGKDTVVSGIMQHIEVAGIHSGDSTSVLPPHNTPKKVIETMKTYTRKLAKALKVSGLMNVQYAVQAGKVYVLEVNPRASRTVPFVAKATGTPMIEIACRVMLGEKLQPLITKLKLKDCDELKLGHIAVKEPVFPFSKFLKSGVFLGPEMRSTGEVMGLGTSFGEAFTKAAFGAGNKLPTSGTVLVSLSDVDKNALTARLMAAYEKSGFEFMATSGTAAFLRQFDIDCKTVFKVGEGRPNVFDVIRMGKVQFVINTPLGERSRYDEEAIGTAAVLSGIAYATTIETAEAALAGIQELRKSSFRVKSLQDYLGYKKPKAISPKRNPSSKGVTKQKGAKNIKAR; encoded by the coding sequence ATGCAATTAACATCTATTGAAGAAGCCTTGTCTCACAAGCTTACAGCTGAAAAGCTTCGTGAAGCCAAAGAGAATGGGTTCTCAGATGTTCAACTCGCCAATATTTTTAATGCCAAGCCTGAGAATATTCGTGCGCTTGCCAATTACTTTGGGGTGAAGGCGGTTTTCAAGACAATTGATACTTGTGCTGCGGAGTTTGATACAACAACACCCTATTATTACTCCACCTATGAAGAGGAGAATGAATCCGTATCAAGTGAGAAGAAAAAAGTGATGATTCTCGGCGGCGGGCCAAACCGAATCGGACAAGGCATTGAGTTCGATTATTGCTGTGTTCAAGCGGTTTTCACGCTCAAAAAAATGGGAATTGAAACCATTATGGTGAATTGCAATCCCGAGACGGTTTCTACCGATTACGATGTTTCGGATAAACTGTACTTCGAGCCTCTCACCTTTGAAGATGTCATGAATATTATTGAACATGAAAAGCCTTACGGGGTGATCGTCAGTTTTGGCGGTCAAACCCCTCTTCGGTTATCGACGGCTTTAACCAAAGCCGGTGTTCGAATTTTGGGCACAAGCTCCGAGGGCATTGATGTCGCTGAAGACCGAGAGAAGTTTGGCGTATTGCTTCAAAAGCTCAAGATTCCGCATCCGCCTTATGGCACGGCAAGAAATCTTGATGAAGCCAAAGCAGCAGCACATTCAATTGGTTATCCCGTTCTCGTTCGGCCAAGTTATGTTTTGGGCGGAAGGGCAATGAAAATTGTTTACTCTGAAGAAGCGCTTGAAAATTATGTGGCGCAAGCATTAAAGGTTTCAGATGAGCACCCGCTTCTCATTGATCGATTTTTGGAGCACGCGGTGGAATATGATATTGATGTCGTCTCCGATGGAAAAGACACAGTTGTCTCGGGGATTATGCAGCACATTGAAGTTGCCGGAATACATAGCGGCGACTCGACTTCGGTTCTGCCTCCCCACAATACCCCAAAGAAAGTGATTGAAACAATGAAAACCTATACCCGCAAATTAGCGAAAGCCCTCAAGGTATCGGGACTGATGAATGTTCAGTATGCCGTGCAGGCTGGAAAGGTCTATGTCCTTGAGGTGAACCCACGAGCCAGCCGAACAGTGCCATTTGTGGCAAAAGCTACCGGAACGCCTATGATTGAAATTGCTTGCCGTGTCATGCTTGGCGAAAAGCTTCAACCGTTAATCACAAAGCTGAAACTTAAAGATTGCGATGAACTAAAGCTCGGGCATATCGCCGTTAAAGAACCGGTTTTTCCATTTTCAAAATTCTTGAAGTCTGGGGTTTTTTTAGGTCCAGAAATGCGTTCAACCGGTGAAGTAATGGGGTTAGGAACTTCCTTCGGTGAGGCATTTACAAAGGCAGCGTTTGGTGCTGGAAATAAATTGCCGACATCGGGAACTGTACTCGTAAGCCTTAGTGATGTGGATAAAAATGCTCTAACAGCCCGCTTGATGGCCGCTTATGAAAAGAGTGGATTTGAGTTTATGGCGACTTCTGGCACAGCTGCATTTTTGCGTCAATTCGACATCGATTGCAAAACCGTTTTCAAAGTAGGCGAAGGTCGCCCAAATGTGTTTGATGTAATTCGAATGGGGAAAGTTCAGTTTGTCATCAATACGCCCTTAGGTGAGCGCTCCCGATATGATGAAGAGGCGATTGGAACTGCGGCTGTACTTTCGGGAATTGCTTATGCAACAACGATTGAAACCGCTGAAGCGGCACTTGCTGGTATTCAAGAATTGAGAAAATCATCGTTTCGCGTGAAATCTCTTCAAGACTATTTGGGATACAAAAAGCCAAAAGCAATCTCGCCAAAGCGAAATCCAAGTTCCAAAGGAGTCACCAAACAAAAAGGCGCAAAAAATATAAAAGCCCGATAA
- a CDS encoding STAS domain-containing protein, translating into MLFSKKQIGEILVLEFQTDVLSGTDAQEFHQALRLLLTEGSKQFVVDLAKVSYMNSSGLGAMTSALTFVKNSGGNLKLCQASERIKSLFVVTKLDRIFEIYETQDEAVASY; encoded by the coding sequence ATGCTCTTTAGCAAAAAGCAAATTGGCGAAATTCTCGTGCTTGAATTTCAAACAGATGTACTCAGCGGCACAGATGCTCAAGAGTTTCATCAAGCCTTGCGTTTGCTCCTTACTGAGGGCTCGAAGCAGTTTGTGGTTGATCTCGCCAAGGTTTCATATATGAATTCTTCCGGACTTGGGGCTATGACATCGGCACTGACATTTGTAAAGAATTCAGGCGGAAATTTGAAGTTGTGCCAAGCATCGGAGAGAATCAAGTCGCTTTTTGTGGTTACAAAGCTCGATCGAATTTTCGAGATTTATGAAACCCAAGACGAAGCAGTTGCAAGCTACTAA
- the secF gene encoding protein translocase subunit SecF: MRLLHNTNFDFIGKRKIAYVISAVMLFVGLGSMAIRGFHYGIDFKGGTEIVLRFQEPVEIAKIRAIASSVEISGVIKEFGNPKEVMITTDFSGDLNDLQGRLETGLKRELAQNPFEILKIDAVGPTIANDLKLSAVYALLGALVIILIYVSFRFEFKFAAAGVFAIFHDVLFVAGLFSLFGGVFSFMSLEVDLTVIAAFLTIVGYSITDTVVVYDRIRENLKIRKTEPYEKVFNDSLNETLSRTIITSGTVLLSVLVLFIFGGSIIRSFAFAMLIGIFVGTYSSIFIASAIVLDWQEKSGEKIKLRG, from the coding sequence ATGCGACTTTTACACAACACAAATTTTGATTTTATCGGTAAGCGAAAAATCGCTTATGTGATTTCTGCAGTCATGCTCTTTGTTGGATTAGGTTCAATGGCCATCCGCGGATTCCATTACGGAATAGACTTCAAAGGAGGAACTGAAATTGTTCTACGTTTTCAAGAACCGGTTGAAATTGCAAAAATCCGTGCAATTGCTTCTTCAGTGGAAATAAGCGGGGTAATCAAAGAATTCGGAAACCCTAAAGAAGTAATGATTACTACTGATTTCAGTGGCGATTTAAATGATTTACAAGGGCGATTGGAAACCGGCTTAAAGCGGGAACTTGCACAAAACCCTTTTGAAATCTTGAAAATTGATGCCGTTGGTCCAACAATCGCCAACGACCTCAAATTATCGGCCGTTTATGCTCTTTTAGGCGCTTTGGTAATTATTCTTATCTATGTCTCTTTCCGTTTTGAGTTTAAGTTTGCAGCTGCGGGTGTTTTCGCAATCTTTCATGATGTTCTATTTGTAGCAGGGCTTTTTAGTCTCTTTGGCGGGGTCTTTAGTTTTATGTCTCTTGAAGTTGATTTAACCGTAATTGCCGCCTTTCTTACAATCGTTGGATATTCGATAACTGATACAGTCGTCGTTTATGACCGTATTCGCGAGAATTTAAAGATTAGAAAAACCGAGCCTTATGAAAAGGTATTCAACGATAGCCTTAATGAAACTTTAAGCCGAACCATTATTACATCAGGTACTGTTCTTCTTTCTGTCTTGGTTCTTTTTATTTTTGGCGGGTCAATTATCAGAAGTTTTGCTTTTGCGATGTTAATTGGAATTTTTGTTGGTACTTATTCCTCAATCTTTATCGCTTCAGCGATTGTTCTTGATTGGCAAGAAAAATCGGGAGAAAAAATCAAATTAAGAGGATAA
- the secD gene encoding protein translocase subunit SecD, with protein MTLALILFSGVLLYPTFQSYRFTGKLASFSTPEDSIEYVNSNRQSIQSAQDKQLKLGLDLQGGMHVVLEVDVLGLIEAQARNRDESFDKILLGVKQEIKTNSTPIPTLLSNAFDAEGLRLSRYFYDDLRASNAEITAKLLSESESAVNRAKEIIRNRVDQFGVAEPTITTQGGRRIIVELPGVSDKERVRRLLKGTAKLEFKLVRDNALAFKVLQDVNTYLAKAYQFDSLGAPLPDSLLSVAALAQKRLQDSLSTRPDSLKSQDELKRENPLFALLGVEQNLIYTTEINRVKLQELLTRPDVRRRIPTDFDFAFDARPFSNTEDGLKLYRLYSLKREAELTGKNITEARSTMSIDGSRPEVTMKMDDEGAKIWGRVTGANINKQIAIVLDNTVFSAPVVQSKIANGSSVINGLESMQEASDLEIVLKAGALPAPVMIAEERTVGPSLGADSIRNGMLSLLFGFVTVGLFMIVYYRSAGMIANLALVFNIVFVIAALAGFSATLTLPGIAGLVLTIGMAVDANVLIFERIREESGRGKMMKLAIDLGYDKAFSAILDSHVTTFAAGALLYFFGIGPIKGFAVTLMIGIAVSLFTAIVITKIVLDWIHDREQTSSVSFG; from the coding sequence TTGACACTGGCGTTAATTCTATTCTCCGGTGTACTGCTATATCCAACATTCCAAAGCTATCGATTTACAGGTAAGCTCGCTTCTTTCAGCACACCTGAAGACAGTATTGAATATGTCAATTCAAACCGCCAATCCATACAATCAGCGCAAGACAAGCAATTGAAACTTGGCCTTGACTTGCAAGGCGGAATGCACGTGGTCCTTGAAGTTGACGTACTTGGTCTCATTGAAGCTCAAGCAAGAAACCGTGATGAATCTTTCGATAAGATTTTATTGGGTGTAAAACAAGAAATAAAAACCAACAGCACGCCAATTCCAACATTGCTTTCAAATGCTTTTGATGCAGAGGGATTGCGTTTAAGCCGCTATTTTTATGATGATCTTCGTGCTTCGAACGCAGAAATTACTGCGAAACTTCTCTCTGAATCGGAATCGGCAGTAAACCGTGCAAAAGAGATTATCCGAAACCGTGTTGATCAATTTGGCGTTGCTGAACCCACAATCACCACGCAGGGAGGCCGAAGAATTATCGTTGAGCTTCCCGGCGTTTCTGATAAAGAGCGTGTTCGACGCCTCTTAAAGGGAACCGCAAAACTTGAATTTAAATTGGTTCGTGATAATGCACTTGCTTTCAAAGTTTTGCAAGATGTCAATACCTATTTGGCAAAAGCTTACCAATTCGATTCGCTTGGTGCACCGCTTCCGGATTCTCTTTTATCGGTTGCTGCACTTGCACAAAAACGGTTACAAGATTCACTTTCCACGCGTCCGGATTCTTTAAAATCACAAGACGAATTAAAGCGTGAAAATCCACTTTTTGCTTTACTTGGCGTTGAGCAAAACCTGATTTACACCACCGAAATCAACCGCGTCAAACTTCAAGAGCTTCTCACAAGACCCGATGTTCGCCGGAGAATTCCTACCGATTTTGATTTTGCCTTTGATGCACGGCCTTTTTCAAACACCGAAGACGGGCTTAAACTATACAGGCTTTATTCTCTCAAACGAGAAGCTGAACTTACAGGAAAGAATATCACCGAAGCCCGCTCGACAATGAGTATCGACGGCTCTCGCCCCGAGGTTACGATGAAAATGGATGATGAAGGCGCAAAAATTTGGGGCCGTGTTACCGGTGCTAATATTAATAAGCAAATCGCGATTGTGCTTGATAACACGGTTTTCTCAGCGCCTGTGGTTCAATCTAAAATTGCCAACGGCAGCTCGGTTATTAATGGTCTTGAAAGTATGCAAGAAGCGAGTGACCTTGAAATTGTTTTAAAAGCAGGTGCGCTTCCTGCGCCGGTGATGATTGCTGAAGAGAGAACTGTTGGACCTTCGCTCGGTGCCGATTCCATTAGAAATGGAATGCTATCGCTGCTCTTTGGTTTTGTTACCGTGGGGCTTTTTATGATTGTTTACTACCGCTCTGCTGGTATGATTGCAAATTTAGCTCTCGTATTCAATATCGTTTTTGTGATTGCAGCACTTGCCGGATTTAGTGCCACACTCACGCTTCCGGGCATTGCCGGGTTAGTGCTTACGATTGGTATGGCTGTTGATGCCAATGTGCTCATTTTTGAGCGCATTCGCGAGGAATCTGGGCGAGGTAAAATGATGAAACTTGCTATCGACCTTGGATATGACAAGGCTTTTTCTGCAATTCTCGATTCACACGTGACAACCTTTGCTGCCGGTGCCCTTTTATACTTTTTCGGAATTGGGCCAATTAAAGGCTTTGCCGTAACCTTAATGATTGGAATTGCGGTAAGTCTTTTTACTGCCATTGTCATTACCAAAATTGTTCTTGATTGGATTCATGACCGTGAGCAAACCTCATCCGTCTCATTCGGCTAA
- a CDS encoding gamma carbonic anhydrase family protein, with product MPKILPYKGVFPSIDPSVFLAEGSFVIGDVTLGRDTSVWFNAVVRGDVCPIRIGARTNIQDNSTLHVTHDIGPLTIGNNVTIGHNAVLHACTIEDFSLVGMGSILLDDCHLEPYSFVAAGSLVKKGFRVPYGTLVAGTPAKVMRQLTNDELRSLEESAENYIRYSTNYKCDTEYLALTNRAKDSHFSIGLKENN from the coding sequence ATGCCGAAAATTTTACCCTATAAAGGCGTTTTTCCATCTATTGATCCAAGCGTTTTTCTTGCTGAGGGATCATTTGTTATTGGTGATGTTACTCTTGGGAGAGATACAAGCGTTTGGTTTAATGCCGTAGTAAGAGGGGATGTTTGTCCGATACGAATAGGAGCAAGAACCAATATTCAGGATAATTCTACACTTCATGTAACTCATGATATAGGCCCTTTAACGATTGGCAATAATGTTACCATAGGGCATAATGCCGTTTTACATGCTTGTACCATTGAGGATTTCTCATTAGTTGGAATGGGATCAATTTTGCTTGACGACTGTCATCTTGAACCCTATTCTTTCGTTGCAGCTGGTTCGCTCGTTAAAAAAGGGTTTCGTGTTCCATATGGAACTTTAGTAGCAGGAACACCGGCTAAAGTGATGAGACAATTAACCAACGATGAACTTCGTTCGCTTGAAGAATCAGCAGAAAATTACATTCGGTATTCTACGAATTATAAATGCGATACCGAGTACTTAGCACTTACGAACCGAGCCAAGGATTCACATTTTTCCATTGGCCTTAAAGAAAATAATTAA
- a CDS encoding aldo/keto reductase: protein MNYKLLGKSGLRVSEFALGTMTFGTEWGWGSDYETSKKVFDTYVKADGNFLDTANRYTEGTSEKWLGEFIKHDRDKFVVATKYTLFDRQGDPSFSGNHKKNMMRSVRDSLKRLGTDYIDLLWVHAWDFTTPVEEVLRGLDDLIRNGSVLYIGISDTPAWVVSQLNTMADLRGWSRFIALQIEYSLLQRTPERDLLPMAKAFDMAVTPWGAIGGGALTGKYLKGESGRVPTHSARRSDRANSIATIVLEVAETLGVSPAQVAIQWSRQNNQQTIPIIGARSAEQLEDNLKTLGVVIPPELMTKLNDISKIELGFPHDFLTNEPTRNVIFGSTQHRIQNHRV from the coding sequence ATGAATTACAAACTTCTCGGAAAATCAGGACTTCGTGTTTCTGAATTTGCTTTAGGTACGATGACTTTTGGAACAGAATGGGGATGGGGCAGCGACTATGAAACTTCAAAAAAAGTCTTCGACACTTATGTTAAAGCAGATGGTAACTTTCTCGATACTGCCAATCGATACACCGAAGGCACAAGTGAAAAATGGCTCGGTGAATTCATTAAACACGACCGCGATAAATTTGTCGTTGCCACAAAATATACACTCTTTGACCGCCAAGGAGATCCATCTTTTTCGGGAAATCATAAAAAAAACATGATGCGATCTGTTCGCGATAGCCTGAAACGCTTAGGCACTGATTACATTGATTTGCTTTGGGTTCACGCGTGGGACTTCACAACACCAGTTGAAGAAGTTCTTAGAGGGCTTGACGATTTAATTCGCAATGGCTCCGTTCTCTACATCGGTATCTCCGATACACCGGCTTGGGTTGTTTCACAACTAAACACAATGGCAGATTTACGGGGATGGTCAAGATTTATTGCCTTGCAAATTGAATATAGTTTGCTGCAACGCACACCTGAACGTGATTTACTTCCAATGGCCAAAGCCTTCGATATGGCTGTAACACCTTGGGGAGCAATTGGCGGAGGGGCACTAACGGGAAAATACCTTAAAGGGGAATCGGGACGCGTGCCGACACACAGCGCAAGGCGAAGCGATCGAGCCAATTCAATCGCTACCATTGTTTTAGAAGTTGCCGAAACTTTAGGCGTATCTCCTGCACAAGTGGCAATTCAATGGTCTCGTCAAAATAATCAACAAACGATTCCGATTATCGGCGCAAGAAGTGCCGAGCAACTTGAAGACAACCTTAAAACACTCGGTGTGGTCATTCCACCTGAGTTGATGACGAAGCTCAACGATATCAGCAAAATTGAATTAGGGTTTCCGCACGATTTTCTCACCAATGAACCTACTCGTAATGTCATATTTGGAAGTACGCAACATCGTATCCAAAACCATCGGGTTTAA
- a CDS encoding alpha-amylase family glycosyl hydrolase: protein MAIDWKETIFSDGSENFIIPQNPKLGEDIKIKLRVWVHAPVERVFLRLAPEGEQYLEEMHEEQEQDHFFKTFSAKVKIPSRILKYRFMIYTKEEGKAYQYWYNQTGLKDFHPTDERDFTVISDFENPDWAIDSIFYQIFPDRFYDGNSETNVQTGEIKHPHFTSRARKWGELDITWYDFFGGDLEGIRLKIPYLKDLGIGALYLTPIFTAPSNHKYDTSDFKVVDPHFGTNEAFAALVEELHRNGIRIILDAVINHIGSGHPWFNKHQEYPVSGAFSDPLHPNREFFIFKNNDYVSWQGYDTLVKLDYRSEKLRDEMYRLPDSVTRFWLREPYNIDGWRIDVANMTARYEHVQLHGEVWEEFRKSLKTEKRDCYLLGETFYDPKELVSDARLDGAMNYAGFRKPLIKWLKGEEYAHDATFHNGFKFQFSFSAKQMMNQLEEFRTSHAFQNQLLMYNLLDSHDSERFMHTIHQDMKRFKLGVLYLFSYIGITGIYYGDEIGMTGDRDPDCRRCMEWNEEKWNLEVRALFKKLIDVKRKSNALKRGSIQWIYADNHTLAYARFSGNEILVVVLSNAEKPYTVVFPIWKLGVTNGELEDLINGETFKIYRGESMIELKPCSGYLFTVKT from the coding sequence ATGGCTATTGATTGGAAAGAAACCATATTTAGTGATGGGTCAGAAAATTTTATTATCCCCCAAAATCCCAAATTGGGTGAAGATATCAAAATTAAACTTAGAGTTTGGGTACATGCGCCAGTTGAACGCGTCTTTTTAAGGCTTGCACCGGAGGGAGAGCAGTATTTGGAAGAAATGCATGAAGAGCAAGAGCAAGATCACTTCTTTAAAACTTTTTCTGCCAAAGTGAAAATTCCAAGTCGAATTTTGAAATATCGATTTATGATTTACACGAAAGAGGAAGGAAAAGCATATCAATATTGGTATAATCAAACGGGTTTGAAAGACTTTCATCCAACGGATGAGCGCGATTTTACAGTGATTTCAGATTTTGAAAATCCGGATTGGGCGATCGATAGCATTTTTTATCAGATCTTCCCTGATCGCTTTTATGACGGCAACTCTGAAACCAATGTTCAAACCGGAGAAATTAAACATCCACATTTCACCTCACGAGCGCGCAAATGGGGCGAGCTGGACATTACTTGGTATGATTTTTTTGGAGGAGATCTTGAAGGCATCCGATTGAAGATTCCATACCTCAAAGACCTTGGGATTGGGGCGCTTTATTTAACACCCATTTTTACTGCGCCAAGTAATCATAAATATGATACCAGCGATTTCAAAGTGGTTGATCCTCACTTTGGAACCAATGAAGCTTTTGCTGCGCTGGTTGAGGAATTGCATCGAAATGGGATACGAATCATTTTGGATGCAGTCATTAATCATATCGGAAGCGGTCACCCTTGGTTTAATAAGCATCAAGAGTATCCGGTCTCCGGAGCATTTTCTGATCCGCTGCATCCCAATCGTGAATTCTTTATTTTTAAGAATAACGATTATGTCTCTTGGCAAGGGTATGATACGCTTGTGAAATTAGACTATCGTTCTGAAAAATTGCGCGATGAAATGTACCGTTTACCCGATTCGGTGACCCGCTTCTGGCTTCGTGAACCCTATAATATTGATGGTTGGAGAATTGATGTCGCAAACATGACTGCTCGTTACGAACATGTTCAACTTCACGGAGAGGTTTGGGAAGAATTTCGAAAGTCGCTAAAGACTGAAAAAAGGGATTGCTATCTCTTGGGCGAAACATTTTATGACCCAAAGGAACTTGTTAGCGATGCACGGCTCGATGGCGCAATGAATTACGCAGGTTTCCGTAAACCCCTCATTAAATGGTTGAAGGGTGAAGAATATGCTCACGATGCCACTTTCCATAATGGGTTTAAGTTTCAATTTTCGTTTTCTGCTAAGCAAATGATGAATCAATTGGAAGAGTTTCGAACCTCGCATGCGTTTCAAAATCAACTCTTGATGTATAATCTGCTTGATTCTCATGATAGTGAAAGATTTATGCATACCATTCATCAAGACATGAAACGCTTTAAGCTTGGGGTGCTTTATCTCTTTTCATACATCGGAATAACAGGTATTTATTACGGAGATGAAATTGGAATGACCGGCGATCGCGACCCCGACTGTCGCCGCTGTATGGAGTGGAATGAAGAAAAATGGAACCTTGAAGTCAGAGCATTATTTAAGAAGTTGATCGACGTAAAAAGAAAGAGCAATGCATTGAAACGGGGATCTATTCAATGGATTTATGCTGACAATCATACTTTGGCTTATGCGAGGTTTAGTGGTAATGAAATTTTGGTGGTTGTTCTCTCGAATGCAGAAAAACCTTATACGGTGGTATTTCCAATTTGGAAGCTTGGGGTTACAAATGGGGAATTGGAAGATTTAATAAATGGAGAAACATTTAAAATTTACCGTGGTGAATCAATGATTGAATTGAAGCCTTGCTCGGGATATCTCTTTACGGTGAAAACATAA